One segment of Natronosalvus halobius DNA contains the following:
- a CDS encoding DUF1611 domain-containing protein — translation MRVAILAHEKFPDHAKTALGVLRYADYDVVGVLDRETAGDRVADFVPDVQDAPIVSSMADLEAESVDALLIGIAPVGGGFDPSWREDVRTALEYGCDLISGLHYFLEDDEEFATLAHEYDADVWDVRKPHDELTVAEGVAHEVDAEVILTVGTDCSVGKMTATMELARDAREAGHDAAVIPTGQTGIMIEGWGNPVDRVVSDFTAGSVEEMILEKGDDHDYLFVEGQGSIIHPAYSAVTCGILHGAMADKLILCHAAEREMLAYDYGVTVPSMQTYVDLYENLAEPVYPTSVVAGALNTYGLEDDVAREAVDAFEAELGKPATDVIRYGTDDLLEVLL, via the coding sequence ATGCGCGTCGCTATCCTCGCTCACGAAAAGTTTCCCGACCACGCCAAGACCGCCCTCGGCGTGCTCCGCTACGCGGACTACGACGTCGTCGGCGTCCTCGACCGCGAGACGGCCGGCGACCGCGTCGCCGACTTCGTCCCGGACGTCCAGGACGCCCCCATCGTCTCGAGCATGGCAGACCTCGAGGCCGAAAGCGTCGACGCCTTGCTCATTGGCATCGCGCCGGTCGGCGGCGGGTTCGACCCCAGCTGGCGCGAGGACGTGCGGACGGCCCTCGAGTACGGCTGCGACCTCATTTCGGGGCTGCACTACTTCCTCGAAGACGACGAGGAGTTCGCCACGCTCGCCCACGAGTACGACGCCGACGTCTGGGACGTCAGGAAACCTCACGACGAGCTAACGGTCGCCGAAGGCGTCGCCCACGAGGTCGACGCGGAGGTAATCTTGACCGTCGGCACCGACTGCTCGGTCGGCAAGATGACGGCGACGATGGAACTCGCCCGCGACGCCCGCGAGGCGGGCCACGACGCCGCCGTCATTCCCACGGGCCAGACCGGGATCATGATCGAGGGGTGGGGCAACCCCGTCGACCGGGTCGTCAGCGACTTCACGGCCGGATCGGTCGAAGAGATGATCCTCGAGAAGGGCGACGACCACGACTACCTGTTCGTCGAGGGACAGGGGAGCATCATCCACCCCGCCTACTCCGCCGTGACCTGTGGCATCCTCCACGGCGCGATGGCCGACAAACTGATCCTCTGTCACGCAGCCGAACGGGAAATGCTCGCGTACGACTACGGCGTGACGGTCCCGTCCATGCAAACCTACGTCGATCTCTACGAGAATCTCGCCGAGCCAGTTTATCCGACCTCGGTCGTCGCCGGCGCGCTCAACACCTACGGGCTCGAGGATGACGTCGCTCGCGAGGCCGTCGACGCCTTCGAGGCCGAGCTCGGCAAACCCGCCACGGACGTCATCCGGTACGGAACCGACGACCTCCTGGAGGTGTTGCTGTGA
- a CDS encoding Vms1/Ankzf1 family peptidyl-tRNA hydrolase, with product MIDELLGRATLKDRIADLEEENERLRRRYEAESDRRSEAVTARQTAEREQNQLEDRIAQLEGELERLRADQANADGGDGIDPRRRDRIRGAELSSTLERLESFRTQPEGALTAVVPTSDGLDSVPDALTELLDDRVALLETLDPAVVCVDDAELVAIALSPPLDPRTAELDARRSNDAAAGPHFEWDDRFRFERSWFLPHGRFTLALVRADLFALGVYDGDDRLDYRGFESDVKGSHSKGGFSQGRFERIRDGQIADHLERCREAIADRRDGPLYLVGQDEVLSRLVEHGLDPTATATVDATGKPKAALEDAFRSFFTTELVVL from the coding sequence ATGATCGACGAGTTGCTCGGGCGGGCGACGCTCAAGGACCGCATCGCCGACCTCGAGGAGGAGAACGAGCGACTGCGTCGTCGGTACGAGGCCGAGTCCGATCGCCGGTCGGAGGCCGTCACGGCACGGCAGACGGCCGAACGCGAGCAAAATCAGCTCGAGGATCGGATCGCCCAACTCGAGGGCGAACTCGAGCGGCTTCGGGCTGACCAGGCGAACGCGGACGGCGGCGACGGAATCGACCCACGACGACGCGACCGCATCCGCGGCGCGGAACTGTCGTCGACCCTCGAGCGCCTCGAGTCGTTTCGAACGCAACCGGAGGGGGCGCTGACGGCAGTGGTGCCGACGAGCGACGGACTCGATTCCGTTCCCGATGCCCTGACGGAGTTACTCGACGACCGGGTCGCGCTGCTCGAAACGCTCGACCCCGCCGTCGTGTGCGTCGACGACGCCGAACTGGTCGCGATCGCCCTCTCGCCGCCCCTCGATCCCCGAACCGCCGAGCTCGACGCGAGACGCTCGAACGATGCCGCCGCTGGCCCGCACTTCGAGTGGGACGACCGGTTCCGGTTCGAACGCTCGTGGTTTCTCCCGCACGGACGGTTCACGCTCGCACTCGTCCGCGCGGATCTGTTCGCCCTCGGCGTCTACGACGGCGACGACCGCCTCGACTATCGCGGGTTCGAGAGCGACGTCAAAGGAAGCCACTCGAAGGGCGGCTTCTCGCAGGGACGCTTCGAGCGCATCCGCGACGGCCAGATCGCCGACCACCTCGAGCGCTGTCGGGAGGCGATCGCCGACCGACGGGACGGCCCGCTGTACCTCGTCGGTCAGGACGAGGTTCTCTCGCGCCTGGTCGAACACGGCCTCGATCCGACGGCAACGGCCACCGTCGACGCGACGGGGAAGCCGAAGGCGGCGCTCGAGGACGCATTTCGGTCGTTCTTCACGACGGAACTGGTCGTCTTGTAG
- a CDS encoding DUF5802 family protein, with product MFEIFSRSYYLGRLYVTPASGDHAIMERTQHERINEAVYTTGEGVERLDAPLVMKLESGHFAVHGDDSVPANTLAVPESMLEGTQIRNPPSLREVFLARRDRAEQLLGLGLGGYQSDYALVSEDVDDGPGTERGSGPGSGSESGPSPGSGPGPGTGT from the coding sequence ATGTTCGAAATCTTCTCGCGAAGCTACTACCTCGGTCGACTCTACGTGACGCCCGCGAGCGGCGACCACGCCATCATGGAACGAACGCAACACGAACGAATCAACGAGGCTGTCTACACGACGGGCGAGGGAGTCGAACGGCTCGACGCTCCGCTCGTGATGAAACTCGAGTCGGGCCACTTCGCCGTCCACGGTGACGACTCGGTCCCGGCGAACACCCTCGCTGTTCCCGAGTCAATGCTCGAGGGGACGCAGATTCGAAACCCGCCGAGCCTCCGGGAGGTGTTCCTGGCGCGACGCGACCGGGCCGAACAGTTGCTCGGACTCGGCCTGGGCGGCTACCAGAGCGACTACGCCCTGGTGAGCGAGGACGTCGACGACGGACCCGGGACTGAACGAGGGTCGGGGCCGGGGTCTGGATCAGAGTCGGGACCTAGTCCAGGATCGGGGCCAGGACCAGGAACCGGGACCTAA